GTTATGGCCGGCGCAATTTCAATTCCGACAAGGCACACGCATTCCCAAGTTGAAATGTTAAAGCTCTCCGATGCCGAAAACGCGGTCGAGCTTTTGACAGCTTCGGTAAAAAAAAGTTTTATTAACGCGGCAACTGAATAATTACCGCTTTAAGAGAAAAAACAGCTGTGGTATATGAGCTTTTCACTTATAAAACAATCATTTTTTAATTGCTGTTTTAATAAGAAAAGCAGTTGACAAAAAGGAACCGTTATGATATATTAAACGCAAGCAAAGGGGAGTAGCTGCGGTGCTTTTATCGCGCCGCCGCAACGATCGTCATGACGCAGCATCCCGTTTCCGGGTTGCCGCCGGTCGCGCGCAATGCAATTACGAGCATTAAGCAAGACTTTTGCCGGATTTTCCGGCAGAAGTCTTTTTTGTTTGATGAAAACCCGAAATAAAGAAATAATAATATAGTTCGGAATAGCTTCTCCTAGTCCTTGATCACCATTATTTTTAAAAGCATAATATCACAGTTATTGAACAGCAATCAAAATAATGATAGCAATGATAGAAAAGCCCATATACTATAGCCTATTTCTCTGACAAGCGGCGATCATTGTATTGTCTCAGCCATGTATATAAATTTATTTGAGGTGATAAATATCAGCGAGTTATTTTCAAATTTTTCAAATCTGGACTGGCGCCAGGCAGTCATGTGGATTATTGGTGCGACACTCATTTATCTCGCGGTAAAAAAAGATATGGAGCCTTCTTTGCTGCTTCCGATGGGATTCGGCGCCATTATTGTCAACCTGCCTCTTTCGGGAGCCGTCACTCAAATAATAGACGGAGCTAAAGAAATAGGCATTATTGACGCGCTTTATTCCGCCGGCATAGCCAATGAACTTTTCCCTCTTCTGTTGTTCATAGGTATCGGCGCGATGATCGATTTTGGTCCGTTAATGCAAAATCCGAAGCTCCTTTTATTCGGCGCGGCGGCGCAGTTCGGCATTTTCTTCACTCTTTCCGCGGCGTCGCTGTTCTTCAATCTTAATGACGCGGCATCCATAGCAATAATAGGCGCCGCTGACGGACCGACATCAATATTTGTGGCGAACTTCTTCAAAAGCAATTACATCGGAGCCATAATTGTATCGGCATATTCTTATATGGCGCTGGTTCCTATTATTCAGCCGGCGGTCATATACGCAACCACCACAAAAGCGGAACGCCGCATACGTATGGAACCTCTTGCCGGAAATGAAATACCTCATTATATCAAAATAATATTTCCGATAGCCGTCACTGTCATAGCAGGGCTTTTTGCCCCGCGTTCGGTCGCGCTTGTAGGCTTTTTGATGTTTGGTAATCTTTTAAGAGAATGCGGAGTGCTAAAGTCTCTTTCCGAAACAGCTCAGACGACGCTTGCAAATCTCATAACTATTTTGCTTGGCATCACTGTTGCGGCAAACATGAGAGCGGAACAATTTCTGACAAAAGAAACTCTCATGATAATGGGGCTGGGACTTTTCGCGTTTGTCTTTGACACGGTCGGAGGGGTATTTTTCGCAAAGCTTTTAAACCTGTTTTCAAAAAAGAAAATCAATCCAATGATCGGTGCCTGCGGCATTTCGGCTTTCCCTATGTCCGCACGCGTCATACACAAGCTCGGCCTTAAAGAAGATCCGACCAATTATCTTCTAATGTACGCCGCGGGCGCAAATGTGGCCGGTCAGATTGCCTCTGTTATAGCCGGAGGGTTGATACTGACGCTTTGCGTATGATTACAAAGGAGAAAATATAATGAATACTGAGCTTTTTTTACAAACTTTGCCGATAATGGCAAAAGGCGTCGGCGGAATCTTTATAGTAATGGGCATAATTTATCTGCTTGTCACCGTGCTCAATGTGATATCGGCAAAAAATAATAATCAAAGCAAATAATTTCCTGGGGACTTTTCCGTGAAAAGTCTCCATACCTTTAAAAGCTCATTCAGAATAAGCTTAAAATGAGTTTTGGAGATTCTCATGAACACGTTTCCAAATAAGCAACAATTCTGAAAATATTTTATCTTCGCACTCTAGATATTGCAGTTAAATGAACTAAGCCTTACCCAATCTGGGAATCGTCCGTGGTAATGGCTGGGATCGGTAATACAAAGCATCTGCACAATGTGCTTGACATGGTCATAAAGGAGAATCGAATGAACTTCGCAACAACAAAAGAAGAAATTGATTATATCAATAGTTCCTTAACTGCTTTTAATATTGCTATGGTTGGCCCTGATAACCATGAACTGTTGAATATGATTGAATATGATAATTCACACAAAATAATAGCTGGTTTATTGGGTGGAACTTATTGGGGATGGATGTATATTGATGTTTTGTGGGTCGATGAAAAATACCGCAAGCATGGATTTGGTTCGAAAATTTTAATTTCAGCTGAAGATGAAGCTCGTAAACGTGGTTGTCATCATGTACATGTCGATACTATGAGTTGGCAAGCACCAGAATTTTATAAAAAACATGGATATAAGATTCTAAGTGAATTAAACGATATTCCGCTTAATAACACAAAATACCATATGATAAAAGAATTATAGTACTATCACATACCTTCATTCATATGTATTTACAAATCTTAGATTGTTGGTTTAGTCACAAGTACTTAAATTCAAGGGGTTATAGTAAAACAGCGAAAAAGATGATTCAGGTTAAATTCCCAAAATGAGTTTTAGGGGATTCTTAAGGACACTTTTCCTAAAAGGATCCTTAAGTGTTTTTTGTATAACAAAACCCGCATCTGCGAGATACGCGGATGCGGGCTTTTTCACTTTTTAGAGGTATTAATTTTTATGTTTCGTTCAATGGTCTGTCTTCCGCGCCACGCGAAAGCGCGGTCATCAAATTTTCCGGCGTGGGAAAGCGCGGAGATATTCTCAAGCGTCGGATTAGGAATTAAATCTGTTCGAAAAAACTCGATCGGAGTTTCCGGAATCCCGGAATTATGCGGGCAGACATTCTGACAGATGTCACAGCCCCAGACGGTCCCGGTCGAAGCAAGGCGATCCTCGTCCCCTTCGTCAAGATGCTTTTTCTGGCTGATGTAGGAAAGGCATCGTGTGTAATCCCGCAATAAAAGCGCATTACCCGGACATTCAGATACGCATTTTCCGCAGTCAAGGCATTCCGTGCGCTCGGATATGCCTGAAGAATCAAGCAATATATGAGATGAAAAATATATTCCGCACAGAAATATGAAGCTTCCATATTTTGAATTTATCAGAAGCCCGTTTTTCCCGATAAAACCAAGCCCGCAGGTCATGGCGGCCGCACGTTCGTCAATGGGTGAATTATCTCCGGTGACGGCAAATTTCACGCAAGCTCCGCGCGAATTCAGAAATTTGCCCAGCCGATCTGACAGCAGCCTGAAATACAAATGATAATCACGCGCGGCGGCATAACGGGATATGCCCGCTCCGTCCGAAAGCTTTGTATAATAAGGCACGCAAAACATAAGGACAGACACCGGCTCTCCGATTTTTGTAATAAGCGATTCGGCCGCGCACGGATTTATAATTTTACACGACGAATAAGGAACAACGGCATACGTATCTATATTTTCAGAGCTTAAAAATTCCCCGAGTATAGCTCCGATATTATCGCCGGATTTATTTTTTCCTTTTGTGTACTTATCCGATTTCATGAGCATTTTAAAAACATACATTTCTCTTAATAGAAAATCAGTATCAGACCGTTCGGATATCTCTTTGTCAGCGTTGAACGCTTCGGAGATATCAAAATATCCCGGAATATACCGGCGTCTTTTCTCATTATCGGTCATATGCGTTTTTCCGGCAGAGCCGGATATTTCACATGTATATATATATGAGTTCTGTTCAAAGGTATCGGAATCATAAAGGCTTCTTCTGATTTCGCGTATCAATCCCAAGGGTTTTACCGTATCCGCAACCACAGAGTATCCTGTTTCTTCGTCAACCTCGCGGATAAGTGCGTCGAGATGATCCTCTTCGCGTTCAATTCCTCCTCCAGGAAGCTTATAATATCCCTCGGCTTCGCTTTTTATCAGCAAAAGCTTATCTCCGCGCCGAATTACGGCGCGGACAGCATTCCGTACAAGCCGTGGCGCGTCGGGATTATAATCACCCTTATCAAAGACTTTTAAAATATTCATATATATTCTCTTATTTAATAAAATAATTGCTTCAGGAGGGATCGTTGGCGGCCTTTACGGCTTCAGCCACAGCCGGAGCGACGCGTTTGTCGAAAGCTTTCGGTAGAATGTATTCGTCACTCAGCTCCGATTCGGAAACAAGCCCTGAAAGCGCGTATGTCGCGGCGACCTTCATTTTTTCGGTTATCGCCTTGGCGCGGCAATCAAGAGCTCCGCGAAAAATGCCCGGGAAAGCAAGAACGTTATTGATTTGATTCGGATAATCGCTTCTGCCCGTGCCGACAATGGCGGCTCCCGCGGCTTTTGCCTCGTCGGGCATTATCTCCGGAACCGGATTCGCCATAGCAAAGACAATAGATCCCTGCGTCATTCCCGCAACCATTTCGCACGTGACAATTTTCGGAGCGGAAACTCCGATAA
The Oscillospiraceae bacterium genome window above contains:
- a CDS encoding sodium ion-translocating decarboxylase subunit beta, whose product is MWIIGATLIYLAVKKDMEPSLLLPMGFGAIIVNLPLSGAVTQIIDGAKEIGIIDALYSAGIANELFPLLLFIGIGAMIDFGPLMQNPKLLLFGAAAQFGIFFTLSAASLFFNLNDAASIAIIGAADGPTSIFVANFFKSNYIGAIIVSAYSYMALVPIIQPAVIYATTTKAERRIRMEPLAGNEIPHYIKIIFPIAVTVIAGLFAPRSVALVGFLMFGNLLRECGVLKSLSETAQTTLANLITILLGITVAANMRAEQFLTKETLMIMGLGLFAFVFDTVGGVFFAKLLNLFSKKKINPMIGACGISAFPMSARVIHKLGLKEDPTNYLLMYAAGANVAGQIASVIAGGLILTLCV
- a CDS encoding OadG-related small transporter subunit is translated as MNTELFLQTLPIMAKGVGGIFIVMGIIYLLVTVLNVISAKNNNQSK
- a CDS encoding NUDIX domain-containing protein, with amino-acid sequence MNILKVFDKGDYNPDAPRLVRNAVRAVIRRGDKLLLIKSEAEGYYKLPGGGIEREEDHLDALIREVDEETGYSVVADTVKPLGLIREIRRSLYDSDTFEQNSYIYTCEISGSAGKTHMTDNEKRRRYIPGYFDISEAFNADKEISERSDTDFLLREMYVFKMLMKSDKYTKGKNKSGDNIGAILGEFLSSENIDTYAVVPYSSCKIINPCAAESLITKIGEPVSVLMFCVPYYTKLSDGAGISRYAAARDYHLYFRLLSDRLGKFLNSRGACVKFAVTGDNSPIDERAAAMTCGLGFIGKNGLLINSKYGSFIFLCGIYFSSHILLDSSGISERTECLDCGKCVSECPGNALLLRDYTRCLSYISQKKHLDEGDEDRLASTGTVWGCDICQNVCPHNSGIPETPIEFFRTDLIPNPTLENISALSHAGKFDDRAFAWRGRQTIERNIKINTSKK
- a CDS encoding GNAT family N-acetyltransferase; the protein is MNFATTKEEIDYINSSLTAFNIAMVGPDNHELLNMIEYDNSHKIIAGLLGGTYWGWMYIDVLWVDEKYRKHGFGSKILISAEDEARKRGCHHVHVDTMSWQAPEFYKKHGYKILSELNDIPLNNTKYHMIKEL